TAGACATAGGGGACTTTTCCAGGGaggtagggagttccaaaacaTCACGGTCCTTTGACGTTTGGATCCAGCTTCCAAACAAGGACTACAGCAAACCTACAGATAAAGTCTActctatttttttagtttttttaattttagttttggGTAACCCTCCGCTGTGGcttatatacctaattaaacagtataaagtaataaaaatttgcattggaagacaagtaagaaaaatactACCAATAGGTATTTTCGCATCAAATAAATAAGCACCCACTGCAGATTTAATTTGATTGGTCCATCGCATAGATCTACCGATATATCTTCTACCTTCGCGACACACACACGCCCTTAGATTCACAAATCGAAGTAGCTAATTGACAATTAATGAAACCTTAGGTGCGACAACTCAGCAGATATTACAGCATTGGAACGTGAgctttatatctatctatacttataatacaactgttactggaagatttctgtacatttaatacattttaaaagttttgaccgtgggatgctttataatcgatgctgagtccaaaacagatttttatttctgtctgtcagtctattcgggcatcacgtgaaaactactgaacagataaaaaaaaaagtggtagtggtagctgatattccgggtcaacatatagaatactctttatcccgataaacaataagtttcctccgggaaatgggatgaaattttttaacaactttaCTTCAAAGCTCCGTTTAATTTGAACAGATtcgaataattcttttttatttaaaagtgtactctcaagcatgtattgtctaattttaataaagatctgataaatatggtcgaagataaaggacataactcttcacagataacagcgagccGCAAGGCATacgggacaacgatcgaatgcatgcggcCGCGttttatatagtttggaaataacaTTGGACAAAGTAGGTGGCGCTCCAATAactttattggtttttttaagatattaaaaccgttATCGGTTTTACAACAACCGTTATCGGTTTAAcagatttgatgcagacgaagttgcgcgggtcagctagtatgtaATATAAAGCGAACTTTTCGATTTACTTATGACAGTATTATACGACAAGTGGCCGACCAGCGCCAAGCGGCTACTTTAAACAATACTTTATGGCACTGCACATACAAGTTCAAGTtgcattaatttaaattgagtCGAGTTGATGTTTAGTCGATATGATGCGCGAAGGCTAATAAGCTTTAAAACGTATACGCGTTTCTTACACGCGCCTCCAACCTTAACGTGTCTGATATGACCTTTAATATCCCCAACGTAACGTTTCAATAGATTACCCAATTTGTATGTAAAAggagtttttttacaaatacaaaaagCACGTTTACAACTATAGAAAGTAAAACTGCTGACCCACTGGTCCCCTCGAGCACTTTTCTATTGACTGAACTTCGATTAGTTCTATTCATGGGCGACTTTCCCTATGTAATGTCTTCCGAGCCTTTTGCAAATGCTTTCAACTCAGTATAATACTGACTATATAATACCTAATTGGCCCGTTTTATTTCCGGCTGTTGTTGTGCGAATAGTTACGATTCttcatttaaataatgtgtAGGGTCAGCAAAAAATTACCTGTTACCAGCTACGAGgagtattttaaaagtttgtttttatttaatattgctaATTAATCGCCAATCCGTTCGTGTTTATTTTCAGTTTTGAAACATACCACTCAAGCGTAATGGGGGCGAAATAATATGCTGATGtctagtgttacagtaattttataaattgggcAAATAATTAACCATttgataattacaaattaatattttccagatattttattaacactCTCACCGCCACGTGGACTGCTGGCCGCCCACGTAAATTTGAGTGTAACGAgccaatattgttttttaaattttaactggcAAGCCACGTGGGCGGCCGGCATACCAAAATTAGCGCGCCAAATTTGCTGTTATATTTACTTGTCATAACTTGTCAAAAAGTTATAAGGCACGCCACCCGTGTAATTAGGTCAGTTGACCGCGCGCCGCCCACCTAGCCTGCGGAGAAAGACTTTTGGCGCGCATTTTTGCAATGTCGGATTTTAGTGACTCTGATTCGGACTATCAACCGCCGCCATTATGGGATGGATCTAATTCGACTAGCAGCGACTCGTGTTTATCTCAAGACGATGTTTCACTTCTGCACGAAAGCACACCAGTGCCCCCGGAGCCACCGCGACCTGACTGGCATCAACCTAACGGATCGCGACAAAAGAGGTTTCCATTGGATATACAACCAGGtattaatatttctaacaaTTGTAACAGGGAACTTGATATttttcgattatttttaaaccaagatATTATGGATCTTATGGTGCAAATGACCAATTGTTATGCTAATAaggtaaaaatacttaaagttgTCACACGCAACATGAGACTTGCCAAATGGACAGACTGTACTgaagaagaaattttaaaattcttgggCCTGCTGATTTTTATGGGACtcaataaattacctaaaattAGCGACTACTGGAGCaataaaaaactgtataaaAACGAAATAGCTCGCCAAGCTatgagtagaaaccgattcgagCTGTTATTGAGATGTTGGCATTTTGAAGACAGTTTTTTCCATGCATCAAATACAGACCGTCTTATAAAGATAAGACGTTTGGTGCAGTTACTCACAGCCACATTTCGAAATGCCAAAACACCTGGAGAATATATCACTGTGGACGAGACCATGGTAGCTTTCAGAGGGCGTATAAAATTTATGCAGTACATTCCTGGCAAAAGACACAAGTATGGGATCAAACTTTTTAAAGTCTGTGATGATGACGGTTATACGTACGACCTTATCGTTTACGAAGGTAAAAACTCAAGCGGGCAAACCAATACACCTACGAATTTAGTAATGAAACTATGTCAACCTTACCTAGGGGTAGGCAGGAGTGTGGTGACGGATAATTATTATACCAGCGTCGACTTAGCGCAACAATTATTGCAAAACGATACGCATCTGATTGGTACATTACGCAGAAACAGGAAAGGATTGCCGAAAAAAGTTGTTCAAGAAAAATTGAACAAAGGTGAAATGATCGCTTTAGAAAACAATGACGGTATTCTTATACTCAAATGGAAGGACAAGCGTGATGTTTTAGCTTTGTCGACAAAACACTCTGTTGGTTTTGTTACTGTTACGAGCAAAAGGAACCGTAACAAGAAAGTTATGAAACCTACCCTGATTGCTGATTATAACAAACACAAATGCTCCATAGATTTATCAGATCAAATGGCAAGCTATGCCAATCCTGCCAGAAGAACGATCCGTTGGTTCCAGAAGCTAGCCATAGAACTGTTATTTTCGACTGCTGTCACAAacgcttttataatttacaaaactcATAAGCAGCTTAGTAGCAAGAAGTACACCATAACGGATTTCAGAGAGAATCTCTGCTTGCAGATGTTGGGAATCACTTCCAGTTCGAACTCAGTGGGTAGTTTGCCAAGGCGGCAAATACAACATAAATTCAGTAAATCAACACTTACTGATCATAGAGGAAGACTTATTCGGCGACGATGCAtccattgttataaaaaaaacagagatGCTGGACTATCAGCTAAAGAAGCCAGAGATCaaacaaaaaaggtaaatacaGTGTGCCTGGAATGCCCAACTAAACCTAGTGTTTGTGGACAATGTTACGCAGAAATCCACATCCAAATTAAtccttagtttttttattacgtattttgatttttataactGTGATTTTGACTGCTttggattaataaataataaataatatttttctaatactAGTTTTACTCATTCAATTTTTATccttatattactttaaatatagtccaattttcatcaatttttttttcacgggTAGCGTTTTAACTGAACTAATCAATGAAGTCATCTTTGAATATTTATCTAGCAAGCCAagctctataaaataatatgaatttgtGGGATCACAGCGGACCCCACGGCCTGCTGATAAAGTCAACGACGTATCCCGCCGATAGCCCACATGGCATGCTAcacaagttatttaaaatcggaCGTGGCGATAGGTGGAAGAAATCGCATGGTAGGCGTGCCGCCCACAGGGCTTGCTGCGCTAGAAAAACCttaaataagtatggcggtGAGAGTGTTAAATTGATTAGGGTTTTTATAAATAcgcttttaattattgtttagttactaaatagttttcaagaaacaattcaaattaaaacgTATTATGGATAGCTCCTTTTCATGGGCACCACAGGTTTCAGAGGTGGGGCGGAAAATTTTTGCTACTGTCGGTTATCTAAGGCGTTGGAAGAATCTTTTGCCGATTAAGACGAAGATTATGCTAGCCAATACCCTCTTActacctataattgattatggtGATGCGTGTTATCCGGACTTGTCAAAGGAACTCCTAAATAAGCTGGAAAGGTTGCAAAACACATGCATAAGATTTATATATGGCCTGCGTAAGTTCGACCACATATCCCATTTTGGACCGAACTTGGGTGGTTGCCAATCAGTCAGCGGAGAGACTTACAAGCTTTGTCCCTTTTATATCGTGTCCTTTTCTTTCCTCAAACACCACCTTATTTGGAAgaacgatttattttttacggaGCGGACGGCCAGGACTTGCTTCGATCTTGCACCGACGGCAAACTCCAGGTTCCATTCAGTCGcacgaaatactatagtaactcttttacgggttattgtgtcagactctggaattccctgccTACTGACATCCGTAAGGCTCAATCCCTAAATGtattcaagaagcgtttggaaaaccatttcttatctatgtaatattatagtatgtagtatattgcttaaatatatacttatatatatgtatgtagtattagaatttatgagtaagtagtttattaaaattattttgtatatatataaatatatattttttatacttaaattgctgcaccaacccgttccttcgtttttttttcctaacgtcaaaggttgtctggaagagatcgctttagtgataagaccgcctttgcacgctctgttttatttttattattttaagttgcttctgtatttgtgtttaatttatataaaatgtgtgtgtgcaataaagacttaaaacaaacaaaattatatttgattaacaaccaatgttcatgacattgagttggtgggtatttcgatataaataatactgcattatcgatacacttcaatcctacatggactcgaacaatGCAAacatacctcccggtgtcttagtctttatcacttaatttgatataatccgcgaatagcaggatgtataatgtactttatatttttttcaatcgttatactccacactaaacaaatcttcggcaatgtactctctacgcacgtttcgttccgacaccggagcatcctcaggaaatgttcactttacaatgaataattgtaatgtCAAAGTAAATATATCACGGAGTTCCGCAAAGTAGCCCCTGTTTCTAaccaaaattgaaaaatataaatgatatatttagtttatttaagaaattcacTTACTTAGTATTTTACTGATATGATAATTAGAGGAAAGTTCCAAAAGCGTTGGGTACAAAAACTAAACGAAAACACGATATAAATTCCACTGTTcctaataattatgattttagtacctataactTTCCCGTGGTACCATAATTATATTAGCTCAACTGTTAAACGCCACACGATCGAATTGATGCGTATTTGCGGTTATCCACTCTAAAACGCCGGCATTAATTACATTAAGCATTAGCTTTATGTACCCCCTATTAACTATAATAGCAGCTACATTATGAGCACTAAtactttaatcat
The genomic region above belongs to Pararge aegeria chromosome 11, ilParAegt1.1, whole genome shotgun sequence and contains:
- the LOC120627434 gene encoding piggyBac transposable element-derived protein 4-like — protein: MSDFSDSDSDYQPPPLWDGSNSTSSDSCLSQDDVSLLHESTPVPPEPPRPDWHQPNGSRQKRFPLDIQPGINISNNCNRELDIFRLFLNQDIMDLMVQMTNCYANKVKILKVVTRNMRLAKWTDCTEEEILKFLGLLIFMGLNKLPKISDYWSNKKLYKNEIARQAMSRNRFELLLRCWHFEDSFFHASNTDRLIKIRRLVQLLTATFRNAKTPGEYITVDETMVAFRGRIKFMQYIPGKRHKYGIKLFKVCDDDGYTYDLIVYEGKNSSGQTNTPTNLVMKLCQPYLGVGRSVVTDNYYTSVDLAQQLLQNDTHLIGTLRRNRKGLPKKVVQEKLNKGEMIALENNDGILILKWKDKRDVLALSTKHSVGFVTVTSKRNRNKKVMKPTLIADYNKHKCSIDLSDQMASYANPARRTIRWFQKLAIELLFSTAVTNAFIIYKTHKQLSSKKYTITDFRENLCLQMLGITSSSNSVGSLPRRQIQHKFSKSTLTDHRGRLIRRRCIHCYKKNRDAGLSAKEARDQTKKVNTVCLECPTKPSVCGQCYAEIHIQINP